The Coregonus clupeaformis isolate EN_2021a chromosome 18, ASM2061545v1, whole genome shotgun sequence genome has a segment encoding these proteins:
- the LOC121550312 gene encoding apelin receptor A yields the protein MDPAVEYRDTYDYDYGFNETICDYSEWEPSYSLIPVLYMLIFILGLSGNGVVIFTVWRSKSKRRAADVYIGNLALADLTFVITLPLWAVYTALGYHWPFGVALCKISSYVVLVNMYASVFCLTCLSFDRYLAIVHSLSSSRLRSRGTMLASLGAIWLLSGLLAVPTLLFRTTMDDINSNRTTCAMDFSLVTLNERHESLWIAGLSLSSSALGFLLPFLAMTIFYCFIGCTVTRHFNNLRKEDQKKRRLLKIITTLVVVFAICWTPFHLLKSMDALSYLNLAPSSCGFERFLLVAHPYATCLAYVNSCLNPFLYAFFDLRFRSQCLCLLNLKKAMHGQMSSMSSTLSAQTQKSEVQSLATKV from the coding sequence ATGGATCCCGCTGTGGAGTATAGAGATACCTATGATTATGATTATGGTTTCAATGAAACTATCTGTGACTACTCTGAGTGGGAGCCGTCCTACTCCCTCATCCCTGTTCTCTACATGCTCATCTTCATCCTGGGCCTGTCTGGGAATGGAGTGGTCATCTTCACCGTCTGGAGGTCCAAATCCAAGCGCCGAGCAGCAGATGTCTACATAGGCAACCTGGCCCTGGCTGACCTCACCTTTGTGATCACTCTGCCCCTCTGGGCGGTGTACACAGCACTGGGCTACCACTGGCCCTTTGGTGTGGCCCTGTGTAAGATCAGCAGCTATGTGGTGCTGGTCAACATGTACGCCAGTGTCTTCTGCCTCACCTGCCTGAGCTTTGACCGTTACCTGGCTATCGTCCACTCTCTGTCCAGCAGCCGGCTGCGGTCGCGGGGCACCATGCTGGCCTCCCTAGGGGCCATCTGGCTCCTCTCAGGCCTGCTGGCCGTGCCCACTCTGCTGTTCCGCACCACAATGGACGACATCAACAGCAACCGCACCACCTGTGCCATGGACTTCAGCCTGGTGACCCTGAATGAGAGACATGAGTCCCTGTGGATTGCAGGGCTCAGCCTGTCCTCCTCCGCCCTGGGCTTCCTCCTGCCTTTCCTGGCCATGACCATCTTCTACTGCTTCATCGGCTGCACCGTCACGCGCCACTTTAACAACCTGCGTAAGGAGGACCAGAAAAAGCGGCGTCTGCTGAAGATCATCACCACCCTGGTGGTTGTGTTTGCCATCTGCTGGACCCCATTCCACTTGCTGAAGAGCATGGATGCCCTCTCCTACCTgaacctggctcccagctcctGTGGATTTGAGCGCTTCCTCCTGGTGGCACACCCTTATGCTACCTGCCTGGCTTATGTCAACAGCTGCCTCAACCCCTTCCTGTACGCCTTCTTCGACCTGCGCTTCCGCTCCCAGTGCCTGTGCCTGCTCAACCTGAAGAAGGCCATGCATGGCCAGATGAGCTCCATGTCCTCCACGCTCAGCGCCCAGACACAGAAGTCAGAGGTACAGTCTCTGGCCACCAAAGTGTAA